The following proteins come from a genomic window of Panicum hallii strain FIL2 chromosome 8, PHallii_v3.1, whole genome shotgun sequence:
- the LOC112902926 gene encoding non-specific lipid-transfer protein 3-like has product MARLSAVVAVVLVAALVAAETASAAVSCGEVTSAVAPCLGYAMGRSSSPSASCCSGVRSLSSRASSTADRQAACACLKSMTGRVGNMGNAASIPGKCGVNVGVPISPNVDCSKIN; this is encoded by the exons ATGGCTCGCCTCTCCGCCGTTGTCGCCGTCGTCCTGGTGGCTGCGCTGGTGGCTGCGGAGACCGCTTCGGCTGCGGTGAGCTGCGGCGAGGTGACGTCGGCCGTGGCGCCGTGCCTGGGGTACGCCATGGGCCGCTCGTCTTCGCCCTCGGCGTCGTGCTGCAGCGGGGTGAGGTCGCTGAGCAGCCGGGCGTCGTCGACGGCGGACCGGCAGGCGGCGTGCGCCTGCCTCAAGAGCATGACGGGGAGGGTGGGCAACATGGGCAACGCCGCCAGCATCCCCGGCAAGTGCGGCGTCAACGTCGGCGTCCCAATCAGCCCAAACGTCGACTGCTCCAA GATTAACTGA